TTTGCACAAATATTAAGTGTTTCCTGAAGCCTAGAACAATGCCTTAATACtccaatgtttgttttatatgaagtttaattgtaattttatttttttatattctagaaattggaataaaaacaataaggaCTTTTTGGgggaagtttttttgtttgtttgttcaattAATTCCAAGGTGAGCCCATGCTCTAACTCTACAACTGTATAACaagaatgttaaactccacagcagAACACTtctgtcatggtgtggggaaaaggaggcaaacccagagcgcagactcatggcaagaactaaaagaaaactaatttattcaaaataaaagaacaaaacaaagggctgaaatggcagcaaaactaaacataacagaatCCAGAACGCAAACACGAACAAACATGAGAGACAAGACGAGCGGCgcaaccagacagcacattCAAGTGataatgaaccagcagtgagtggaggagatgaccgggttttaaaacagagggtaattaggtgaagtgggcacaggtgagtgataacaactaggatcaggtgaagatgggcgaagcaggaaaacaagagacttactgaggagaagtgaatgatgacaggaaaaaaagacacaaggaacaagaactggaCTAAGACAAGgcaaacaaagataactgattaaaataaacaataaacttaaactgaaacatgaaaacaataatctgaatacaaaaatataaagaaaatccaaatcctGACAACCTCATGGCTCATGgatgatcactgttgatttcaaagtgacagggtcaaaggtcaaggtcatagaTGAacttgtgctctaactatgcaaacatgtaatgaagaaaaattaaactgcacagttggacacctctttggtcaagggtgatcatgattgatttcaaggtttatGAGgccaaaggtcaaggtcacaggtaccCACTTTGTTGAAACCTTGCCTGTGAACCTACAagtgacccttttgttacctccgccaaggaagttatgttttcagttgtgcccattggtttgtttttcgatctgttagcaaaatcacgtaaaaactaatgaacagatttgaataaaattttcaggaaatgttgggtttgtcacaaaaaacaataaatgacattttggtggtgatctagATTATGATCTTTATCCACTGTATCCTTGACAGAAgtttgagctctctgagtgcttctagttttatacatttattgttttcttacCTGCTGAAGTCCCAGCAGGACAGAACTCTGCCAGGAATCACAGCATCAGAGCTACTGTGGCAGCAATCACAGAAATACCTgtcgaagaaaaacaaaatggttatGAATATCATATCTGTATATCTGTCTACAAAGAATCCCACTGAAAAAGGGAGTTAATATGTGGTCAGTAACACCTTATTTTGTATACCTGCCAAGGTAGTCACAGTATCGAAGTTTCTTGATGTATCCTGGTGGCAGAAACAGAACTCAAgtcatgttttcagtcattttttgtcatttttttctccttcagttctctttataaattatagatttattcatctgtaaatataaaatgtccacactgtttggttttgttccaCTTCAACCACTAAATCTGTGAATTTGTGACTTCCACACAAAATTATTGTATGGTCGTggataataaaaaacaccacGACCTTTCCCAACACTTCTGAATCCAGGTCTTTGACACTTTGGCCCAATCCCATTACTCACAGTACACCCTACACCCCTGTATGATGCATGTACTCAGTTAAAGTCCACAGAAGGGCttgtgtgcgcaggttacagcATGCAAGAATCAGAGAATTGCAACAGTATGGGTTACGTCATCGAATTACGCCTCTGCGTTGTAACTgagacatccaacatggcgggacTGGCCgctgttttgacattttaagaaggagccagtacgattttaaaagtaaagtgcaggtatttttgctttcaaatTTAGCTgttcaaatatgttttgttatgacttgctgaatacagagcaaagtttgttagtattcacacatgtacagcagagtgaaaaaagaattatttcaatactttacatttgaaaactgcttttttcatgacagacgcagcttgctctgttaccactgccatatttccaatttttaattcaaaactcttttattatcaataatgataataaaaaaaaaaatccaaacgtcacatgcagcaatgaattgtggATAAATACTTCAGAGAATTCTGCCTGAATGCAGGCTTAGCCAGAGGGCAGATGTAGTACACAAAAGGGGTGGGGCTTAAGAGCACtccagagaattgggacacactacgcaagGGTagaagtgcgagtattgggactgggccTTTGTCTAAGTTCCTAGGTATAAACTTACATCCGTGTCTGTTGATACTATATTAAAGTTTCTCCAAAAATCACTCCCATTAAGCCCCAATAGAAAAAGACATTGCAGCTTTTTCACCTTTATTAGCTAGAcgctttgtttcatttcattgtaAATCTGAGAAGCAATTATTCATCTCCCAGAGGCTTcaggaaattatgttttttcataaaattggggggggggggttcaacTTTATATTGAGACAATGAgtaatgcccccccccccaccacacacacaaacacacacaacaaacacacacattttatttcaatgaaTTGCAGGTGTTACCCAATTGAACTGTGTCATTCCCCATTTTTATGATCATATTTCAGATGGTTAGAGCCAGgattgaatttaatttttaaatgttatttgttttttaatattgcccattgaatttataaatgttatttgCCCTTTGCCAAATGCAAgggtggagcaataatgttcttgcctgtgtttgtgtacaGTATGTTACTTGGTGTCTATcataagcaaaatatcttgtaattctctgaacaaattttaatgaaactatcagaacgTAATTATTGAGTGTAAAATAGCTACAGtgtcaccaaaatggctacagtttcCATCTATATTATAAGCTGGGTTAAATTTGGTGGGCACCCACTTTCAGTGTTGAttgtatatctacaactaattcaaaatggccaccacagcaaacccaTTAAGCtgactttacagatattgagctggtTGGAGTTGAGCaccatccccaacacacacttcaatggaaacacattttctgagatCTTGGCTTAAAACCTTAGCATCTGACTGTTGGCAAAAATATCTCTGGAACTATAAAATGAATTTTTGTGAAAGTCTCAGAATGTCATTATTGGTTGttcatctgtaactgattaacttttggagccaaccaaaTTTAAGCTAAGCAGACTTATCCTACAAAAACATGGCTAAACCTAAGTGAAGAGCTTCACATCTGCTATCTAGACAGATCcacaaaacatgaatgttttcaaAACTCTCTGCTTtggaaaatgtctgtttttctcaacagaaacagtttgtgtACACAGgaaaagcaaacacagaagaatatctctgattttaaaactattcaaaGTAGCTAGCCTGGGTGCGGGTCACCCATATGATCTGGTACTCACTGGGCTCCACCTCTGTCCCACAGCCTGCACACAGGTAGTGCTGTAAAGCCACCACTTCACTGCGTCTGCAGTTAGAAAATATCCGGTTATTTATCTGACTTTTGAAGCTGTTCTGCTGCTAGTTGTTTGCTCAGCTGTGGTGAAGACCTTTGTGGAGGCTGAATACTGAAGACTATCTGAAAACGTGGTGGTGCCCAGTTCAGGGTTCCTCTCATCCTGGTCCTCAGTCGGATCTCTTCTGACAGGCTGCCACTGCTGACCTCCACACCTTCAGTACCTGGGAGCTACAAAGACAGAGAGAGTAATGTGAGTGCTCtctatcttaaaaaaaaagaaaaaatgtattcttgtttttattttattttgttgttgttgtttttgttgttttgtttgtttgtttattgcatATCATTTTAATCCATGAAAAATAGCAAacgtgttttttgttgttttttttgcctgaggtagatatttatttttttctgtttcatttaaaacattttgtttctttagtatTCTAATAAAATTGCTAAGATACTCTTGCCATGCCACTAGGTgtcaaaaacattcacattaaTGGCATATCAAATCACAGAGTAAGAACATTCTTATTTGGGCTAAAGTATctcttaaaattattttctcttttacacCATTTATAATTTCCTCGGAGTTATTAACCCTTTCAGCAGATAAGTCTGATAGTGACAGGATCAGGGTGAagtgagacaaacaaacaaaaaatggtaaaaacaggtcagttgttgttttggtttctagggcacaaaaATGGGAAATAGGCTCATTCTTTCTGAACAGGATGGATAGACCAAAAACaaggtttttgcctgtttttctcAATAAAATTGTTTACAAATGGATAAGAGTTGCAGaaaattgcagttttaaaaataaaatctggagTAGTGTAGCCTAAGTATATGCATTTATACAGGTATTACTGTCATATTGCATGCAAAATATGTATGAAAAAATAGGCCCATGGAAATGTTTAGAACTCTTTGCTGTCTAAATAGTTTTACCTCCTGAAGTGAGCTCCGCAGGCTTTGCCTTCCTCGTTGAAGCACTTGGGAAGGAAGCCATTTTTTCTTGAACTCCAACACAAGCTGCTGGGCCAGCCACTCTGCGCTGTTTAACAGGATAGCAAAGGCAAGATTAGATTTCACAAATCAGAACAAATGTACATCAGTGAtgtaattttacagaaagaaactgccttactttctgagagaatCTGTTGGTGTCAGCACAGTGCTGAATCCACAGTCTGAAATTACAGCACACAGCAGGATGTGTGGGTTCAGTCACCAGGAATTttggaagaaaacatttaatacatCAAGCCATAAGGATTCTTTTTACTCttgtcagctttaaaatgtttgcatgttattccacctatatatatatatgtatacaaaagtacatttaaattttcaaatGTGCACAACAATATATTCTCTGCAAAATGCAGAATGAGTAATGAATGATTTattgaagaagctaaaactgaattattaaaggttaaaattagcaaaacaaaaaacaaaagctaaaattaccaaaacagtagataaaagctaaatccAATAAAAGAGTagttaaaaccagcaaaacagtagctccaagctaaaaatgaactcagagagctcaaagcttttcaagaatttgaagagttcaggaaaaaaaacacaaatcatgttacatatttcaaaaagtataagttaataaataattaaaaaaaaggttccaAAGGTTGGAGCTGAAATGTTCTGAACAAGCTAggcattttgatatatgaatggttaaataGCTTAAATTATGCCAAAGTGGTTAGAGttcaaaaaacatgcagaagaaaCAGCAGTATAAACAGGAAACCAATCATGTGAACGCTGActtagtatttaaaaaaaaatgtaataagttTTTAACAATTAAGTAATATCTTTTATCGCGGGGGGGGTATTCAACACAGATAATGCCATTATAGAAGTATTTTATATAGAAGTatatagaaatattttaatcacaagAAAGTCATGCTCTGAAACAGGCCTGACTTTATGATGTATTTGTCTGAAACTGGAACATGATTATTAAAACTTTTGAGAACACATTTATCATGAATATGTTCAGTAAAttgctaaaaaagaaatacaggaATCATTTCCTTACAGACTTCTTTGcaatttaacttaattttacCTTGTTCCAGTCGCCCTCTACTGGTCATTAAACAGAATACAAGTTTAAGGCGTTCTGTCATTTTCACAAACCTGAAGGGTTTGCCAGTCTTGTAACTAGTctattgaaaaaaatatgggAATCCCCACACATTGACTGTAAAAATTGTGGAATTAACAAAAGTTATTCTAAACATTAATTGGActcatgtttttaatatttttaaaaaacagtttaccTTCAAATCCACTGTCAGTGGAAAGAAAAGATAGACTCTTTTTTTGATGATCAGACTCATAACTTGCTGGTTCCCCATCGTTTTCACACCATGAGCATGAGTGTGTCCTCGTGACTTTATCTgaatgcatgtgtttgtgtattcCACAGGCCTGTCTGTGTGGTGGAGTGTCTTCTGCAGAACAtctctgtttctttgttctCATCTTGCAGTGTGTGTCTTGGTGTTTGTCCATTGTGGAAGTCCAGTGATTAAAACCTAAAGTACACTTCGCTCCTTCCAGCACCTCCAGCACCAGGTCCACCACAATGAAATGAGCATTTTCCTGAAAACACATTCACTATCAGCATCACTTTATATTATggcatgttgtttttcagaacaGTGGGAGGAAAATACCAAAATATATTGATctataatataatttaattcaaagaaaacatgaaacatatTAGAATAACTGTATATATGTATTGTAATATTCATATGGCTGATAATCTACATGTTTTATAGTTAAATCCATCAGAAACAATTTTCTTATTGATCATCAACAAAGACAACTTTTttccctgtgtctgtgtgtgtactcatttgtctgtaaagttaacaaaatatctcataaaccacaattttaacaaaactttcagaaagtagtcattgaaTGTGTGTCAACTGACTGACATTTAGAaacaacccaactcaagatggccaccaaaatTAATTGAGTTTTGCCAACataaaaacggctataacttaCTGaaaattacagataatgaggtaaagtttatgtggtagtGTGGGTTTTTGTGCTTACATAATATCTTATTTATATGTGGGCAAACTTCACCAGCACAGAGGGATGCTGTTTGGTTGCCATTGCAGTCTGAGGTACAAAATTCAAATTTGCACAAGCAAAAGCTGCACAATAAATTGGTGAATTTGGACCTAAAATGTCAAAACGCCTTCAATGAACATCCTACATTCAGTAACTAACCTTTTCCAGCTCACAGCTGGTCCTAAAGATGTCAGCAGAGAAATCCAAGATGCCGCTGcagcttctctcttttttattacatGTTGAGGCAGAAAGGTCTGAAACCACACATATGCATACTCTATGTTACTGCACATCTTTATCATTAGTATCAGAGatatatcaaatgtttctgtccataaaagtttCACTGAGCTGTTTGGCCTTTTGTGACACTTATACAAATATTAGTTTATTGAAGATCCATGTCTCAAATAAGTGAGACCACAGAAAACTTTAGAACCTATAACAACAACAGGGGCGTATTTAACTCTGTTTCACCTGATGCAAGAGGGGTATTGTAGCTGTTTAGGCTCTTCTCTCTGTGCCCCCTGTCCGTTCCCTGCTGGGGGGCTTTGTGAGGAAGATGATGGCTGCTTAGCAGGCTGTTCAGATTTGATAAGAGAGAAACACTCTGCTGCATATCGTCCACCGCAGATGGAACTGGTTGTTGATGGGAGCTGGACTTAGAAGATAACAGATTCTCATGCTGACCCAAAGACAATGGACCCGAGGATAGGCATGAGGAGTCCGTGCTAGGGAAAGTAACGTTTCACTTTAGTCAAAAACCTGGTattgacagaaaacactgaaaaggatttttaaaaagcaatcaGATTAAAAATTTTAACACCCAGTTTTCAAGTTAAccttattttacaaacagtcaGTTGTTAAAATGTCACATGTAAGAGGTCTTGGAGCACAATGTGTGGAGTAGGCATTTGAGGTTGTTAGaacttaaagcaatagttcagacaGAAGTGGGGTTTTCTGGGActattatgaacaattattatctgacctgttgtagatagttcagTGAATAGCCCAACAGGAAACACGAGCTAACAGTTATAATCTGAATGCAGCTAAGATAAAAATgcattgctgccattttaaaacaactgcaatcTCCAAAATTTTATAGTGGTTTATGGCAGTGATACACCACCTTTATTACACCTTTACACTACTGTCAGTTTTGCTTTCGTTATTTACAATGAATGCTATGATTATTTGGAAGTGCAAATAACAACAGCTAGGTGTAAGATTTCCTGCTCAGCCTGGGGGCACTTCCTGCAAGCCTATCAGACTATTTTTGCCAGAATAagaatgtaatgcaaaactgatagcTATTTAAAGGgttacaaaacagcattttattaaTGACTATGAAAGTTGGAAGATTTAAATGTcttcaagctttttttcttctctcggCTTCACccatttagttcagttttaactttattatgatttcatttagattatcctagctcatattttagatattgttgtgtgtgttttatgactctgtatttttatgttcacatgttgtaaagcactttgaatcgccttgttgctgaaaagtgctatataaataaatttgacttgacttgaccaTATCATAGGAGTTCATGCAAAGGCTATGTTAAAATTTTGACGCCACTGCCAATTTTGCATTACCAGGTTATTGTGCTGCTGTATTTGAGCttgcaaacaataataaagtttcatgtatactgaacaaaaatataaacacaacacttgtttttgctcctatatttgaactcaaagatctaagacttttttaTGTACACAATAGGcgtttttctctcaaatatttacaaatttatgtaaatctgtgtttatgAGCACTTGTCCTTTGCCAAGATAACCCTTGcccctcacaggtgtggcatatcaagattctgattagacagcatgattactGCACAGGCGTGCTTCAGGCTGGCCACCATAAAAGGCCACTCATGCTTACACAAGTGTAAAACTAGAACTTCAACTGGCAATAAAGATATTTGGGTGGAATTTCAACAGAACTTGAAAGTCATCATTTCTTCTTTCCATTTTAAGGAATACAAGaaccttctttttatttatcatctcaattcctgttttgtgtttggtcCTGGCTAACCGCAAAGCAGTGGAGTGTCAAAAACTAAAGTCTGTTTCCTGAATAAATCTGGTACGTCTCAGCTTCACCTGAACATTCAAAAGAAACAATACAAGCATTTACATTGTATTGTTCAATCACTATCTAACAGtactttttttcaaatgtttgtttggcatcagtttagttttcctccTCTGCTTGAAGGAACATGAagagaatttttaaaagttctccCGTACTGCCATCTTGTGGTAGCAGTAGACAGTGCAGGTTCTTCCTAGTGTTTGATAgataagctttttaaaaaccttatcacattattatttttgttgttgtttgtatcATATTATATTATACTCGCACAAGGTTTTCCCCTATTATTTCTTAAAGTCCAATTCCAGCAGTTATTCATgtgctaacattttttttggtgGATTTTCTCCAATTCACAGTCAAAATtatatatacaaacacacacattca
This genomic stretch from Kryptolebias marmoratus isolate JLee-2015 linkage group LG6, ASM164957v2, whole genome shotgun sequence harbors:
- the rubcnl gene encoding protein associated with UVRAG as autophagy enhancer isoform X2, whose translation is MMGTNFEVSPSSNRCQHVSWCVGPTESQDPAVAALTGSATPQKFSHQNQHLAGSGSLPPAIMSQSETSREEKDATFPHQCPRAPFIKRRRHKALRNSHQCSWSAFSSSTSHNSKKDSNIHSVEGEDDDIGLTNQDGSFRHLKADSPNKKEASLHSEDENFLLPRSSPVISRCSKPIAWNNEGTNTSNPSSTDSSCLSSGPLSLGQHENLLSSKSSSHQQPVPSAVDDMQQSVSLLSNLNSLLSSHHLPHKAPQQGTDRGHREKSLNSYNTPLASDLSASTCNKKERSCSGILDFSADIFRTSCELEKENAHFIVVDLVLEVLEGAKCTLGFNHWTSTMDKHQDTHCKMRTKKQRCSAEDTPPHRQACGIHKHMHSDKVTRTHSCSWCENDGEPASYESDHQKKSLSFLSTDSGFEDCGFSTVLTPTDSLRNAEWLAQQLVLEFKKKWLPSQVLQRGRQSLRSSLQELPGTEGVEVSSGSLSEEIRLRTRMRGTLNWAPPRFQIVFSIQPPQRRSEVVALQHYLCAGCGTEVEPRYIKKLRYCDYLGRYFCDCCHSSSDAVIPGRVLSCWDFSRYSVSDFSKQLLDSVWYQPLFDLTCVGKTLYGRVKELDRFRELQEQLLEMRKLLKACRLSKRVLAELEQLPAHLMEQPLLFSMEDLLKAKKGQLVAPARALLHSAMEHVKNCECARPAFTNTVSWKKSVRNAHGSDHEQNSRCNYEEFHVKICSVASPNFISPFL
- the rubcnl gene encoding protein associated with UVRAG as autophagy enhancer isoform X1 — encoded protein: MMGTNFEVSPSSNRCQHVSWCVGPTESQDPAVAALTGSATPQKFSHQNQHLAGSGSLPPAIMSQSETSREEKDATFPHQCPRAPFIKRRRHKALRNSHQCSWSAFSSSTSHNSKKDSNIHSVEGEDDDIGLTNQDGSFRHLKADSPNKKEASLHSEDENFLLPRSSPVISRCSKPIAWNNEGTNTSNPSSTDSSCLSSGPLSLGQHENLLSSKSSSHQQPVPSAVDDMQQSVSLLSNLNSLLSSHHLPHKAPQQGTDRGHREKSLNSYNTPLASDLSASTCNKKERSCSGILDFSADIFRTSCELEKENAHFIVVDLVLEVLEGAKCTLGFNHWTSTMDKHQDTHCKMRTKKQRCSAEDTPPHRQACGIHKHMHSDKVTRTHSCSWCENDGEPASYESDHQKKSLSFLSTDSGFEDCGFSTVLTPTDSLRNAEWLAQQLVLEFKKKWLPSQVLQRGRQSLRSSLQELPGTEGVEVSSGSLSEEIRLRTRMRGTLNWAPPRFQIVFSIQPPQRRSEVVALQHYLCAGCGTEVEPRYIKKLRYCDYLGRYFCDCCHSSSDAVIPGRVLSCWDFSRYSVSDFSKQLLDSVWYQPLFDLTCVGKTLYGRVKELDRFRELQEQLLEMRKLLKACRLSKRVLAELEQLPAHLMEQPLLFSMEDLLKAKKGQLVAPARALLHSAMEHVKNCELCLARGFICEFCREKDIIFPFQRDICKRCVVCKACFHKHCFVEKKCPKCTRIRSRTKFQMQL